The Capsicum annuum cultivar UCD-10X-F1 chromosome 1, UCD10Xv1.1, whole genome shotgun sequence sequence taatgtaatgtttgaactcattaaagtaagGTACATGCGTGCGTATACCTAAACTAGTTAGATTAAAATATGGAGCCCATGCAAATAATTGAGGCCAAGACTTCCTAgtcttttattaaaagaaatattatatCTCCATCATATTTATTGTCATTCATACTATGTCAATCGTTATTCATGACTATTCTATTTAGGGAAAAATTTAGCAtatttatccccttaattatgattttcatagCAATActtttataattacataatataacaagttgtattttgtatttttacaaactgttgctataaaaatacaaatacaactatTTTTACTGTTCTTAATTAACTGATTTAAGTATGGTAATAATTCCATAAATCTAACTGTTAAAGATTATCTTCCCATTAAAAGCTCCTCAATCACGCCTTTTCCGTTATATGCTAACAaaccaattcaaattcaaaaaaaaaaaatttccttcctTTCATAACATGTGATCcttcaaaaaaatcaattcaaattaaGTTGAATCTTCAATTTTGCGCTAATTAAACAATCAAAATTCAATTGTATTTGTTGGTGTTCAATATCAGTTTGAACAATCAGTTTCGTTAAGTTCAACAATCAATATTACCTTCTTCTCAATAAAACTTTGGGATTCAAGTATCTGTTGCAAATTTTTGCTTAACTGTTGTTTCAGgcattagattattttttttgtgagtatattttttttatagatcgttttttgttattttgatcatttttttagtTGATCAGATTGTGATTCTTTGTAGAAATTTTTCACATTGTTATATAATCGATTATGAATATATTGTAAACAAATctagattttaaagttaattctattattttttgaaCTCGTAGAACAAGAAATGATCGAATTCAGGTTTTCAAGCTGATGAAATTCTAATTTTTTGTAGTTTTGCTTATCGGAATTTGAGAGTATAAcaacatatatgaaaaaaatctttCACATATGTTCAGTTGTGTTCGAATCTGGAGGTTTTGTATTTGATTGTATTTGACGTTAAATGCATACTTTGTCATTGTATGTAGcttgaattaatttaatttggtTTTAAGTTTATGTAACAAAAGTTTTGTAAAACTATTTTTTAGTGTTGTTGTTGGGTAGTATGAAGTGatagaataaatattttggtTGTGTNNNNNNNNNNNNNNNNNNNNNNNNNNNNNNNNNNNNNNNNNNNNNNNNNNNNNNNNNNNNNNNNNNNNNNNNNNNNNNNNNNNNNNNNNNNNNNNNNNNNGACAATCGCGTGTCACGAGTGAATTCGACAACGTTTGATATAACATTGAAAAATTAATAGCCAACGCAACTCATCACATACATTTATTCAACAATCACGTGTCGCACGAGAATATAGtaaatattcatataattttaaCAAATTGAGAATCGACGCAATCCACAATGTACATTTATTCCACAACCCCTCGTCAAGAGTTAATTTAGTAACTGCATTTGATATAAGTACGATAAATTGAGAATTGTCATGCTTCATGACGTATATTCATTCGACAATCACATGTAACAAGTGAATTCGACAACATTTGATGGAATGttgaaaaattgataatcaaCGCGACTCCTCACGTAAAGTTATTCAACAATCACGTGTCGCGCGAGAATATAGTtaattttcatataatgttgacaaattgagaGTTGACGCAATTCACGGCGCACATTCATTCCACAATCCCTCGTCAAGAGTTAATTTAGTAATTGCATTTGATATAAGTATGACAATTGAGAATTGTCGTATTTCATGATGTACATTCATTCGACAATCGTGTGTCATGAGTGAATTCGACAACATTTGATATAACGTTGAAAAATTAATAGTCAACGCAACTCATCACATAAATTTATTCAACAATCACGTGTCACGAGAGAATCTAgtaaatttttatataatgttGGCAAATTGAGAGTCGACGCAATTCACGACGTACATTCATTCCACAACCCCTCGCCAAGATTTAATTTAGTAATTGCATTTGATATACGTATGACAAATTGAGAATTGTCGTAAttcatgacgtacattcattcCACAATCGCGTGTCACGAGTGAATTCAAAAACGTTTCATATAACATTGAAAAATTGATAGTCAATGCAACTCATCACGTAAATTTATTCAACAATCACGTGTTGCGCGAGTATATAgtaaatttttatatactttaGTCAAATTGAGAGTCGACGCAATTGACGACATACATTCATTCCACAACCCCTCGTCAAGAGTTAATTTAGTAATTGCATTTGATATAAGTATGACAAATTGAGAATTACCGTACttcatgacgtacattcattcGACAATTGCGTGTCACGAGAAAATTTGACAATGTTTGATATAATGTTAAAAAATTGATAGTCAACGCAACTCATCACGTAAATTCATTCAATAATCATGTGTCGCGAGAGAATATAGtaaattttcatataatgttgacaaaCTGAGAGTACACACAATTCACGACGTACATTCATTCTACAACCCATTGTCAAGAGTTTATTTAGTAATTGCGTTTGATATAAGTACGACAAATTGAGAATTGTCATACTTCATGACATACATTCATTCGACAATCGCGTGTCACGAGTGAATTCAACAACGCTTGATATAACGCTGAAAAATTGATAGTCAACGCAACTCAtcacgtacattcattcaacaatcgcGTGTTGCAAGAGAATATagtaaattttcatatgatgttaacAAATTGAGAGTCAACGCAAttcatgacgtacattcattcCATAATACCTCGTCCGGAGTTAATTTAGTAATTGCATTTGATATAATGTTGATCCCTGATCAAACGTACAAGTTCTGTGATGGATTCATTATTATGCCACATGCATTGTGCTAAAAGCTTTTGTAGCATATATGGTCAATCATCTTGTTAATACTCCTTAGGTCGCGTGATCGATTCTCACTGatccattatttttttattatttttcgtaTGAGAAATAAATGTTGCGGATCCTAAATGAGGACCAACTACCAAGGTCACCTCTTCCAATACAAACCCTCCCCATTCCTCTCCTCTTAAAAAGACACCACCGTGTACGCCTTATTTGTACTATTATATACAACCAATTACTACATTCCTTCATAACtctctgaaaaaaaaaatgtcaccACTCAGCCCCACTCAAACACAGATAGGCCCCATCATCAGTTCCGAGTTAATCTGAGTCGCTCCTACTTTGAGCAAGACTTTTTGgtacatttatttattattttttaaaacagtTCTTTCTATTTATCTTCGTTTAATGCATtcatcttttttttcaaattgtaGTGGCTGTCACTATGCGTCAACGACTACTTCCCCCTAAATTCGACACCAGTTAAGATCTTTCATTGAGAAACTGAGGTGTATCTAGCTCAGGTTGGTGCTTCTGGCATCAACAACTATCGTAGGATCAGCAATGGATGGAGAGAATTTAGCAAGGCTACGAATTTTTGGAAAGGAGATGTGTTACATATGTTAATCTTACGCAGTTATGAAGATTGTGTTAAACTTGTTGTTCTTAATTAGGCCCCAAACCTACAGTTTCTTATTGCACTCACAGAACCTTTCGCGTATTTGATCAGACATTACTAATaccttgttgtttttgtttgttcttATAAATAAATTCAGTAGTTCGTATTCAACGAatttattcatctttatttatcTTGCTGCTTTCACATTATTATCTTGTAAATTTCTAAGAGtaaacaaaatcattaattaattttttgtaagTTTTATTTTCGAGAGCCAACATATGAAACAAATCATGTTTCGTCAAATAAATAGTAGCAAATGCATtggttagaaaaaaaattgtaagtAAGTGGACCATTAATTAGTGGTTGGgtatactttaaattaaaaaaaaattcttagagGCACAAAGCATCTAAAAATAAGTTGCAATACAactgaaaaaattcaaaatgtttTAGGTTGCAATTATAAACAGTCAAATTAATAGGCCATAGTATTTTGGTTCGGACATTACATTTGAGTTTTGGGTTATGCTACGACGCGttatttaaaatttcaactaTTCATAGACCAACGAAATATTTATGGCCACACAAGTTCTACGTACTACATTAAAATCACATTGTgcaatatttagaaaaaatagttCGTAATATGACGGATAATATTCGCGGTGTACGCCTACTTAGGATTGAAACTAATTTCTTAATTGTGACAATAATAAATTGTATCTACCTAAAAAAATTTTTGCGTTTCCTATGTCCATGAAAAAATCAAAATGTATTCAATTTCAAAGAGACATTGAATCAATAATTATGGCTACACAAAATATACATTGAGTCAAAATTACAACTATACGTCAATCAAACTTTCTCACTATTGTTGATTCAATTAAAATTGATTTGATCAACATTGTCATTCTCTTCGCATCAACTAATTCGGCTCACTGTTGTCTTGTCATGTTCATACTCAAAGTATGAACAAAATATATTACATCAACAACTATGGATTATAAGTCATTCAGTTGAATTCACTATTCTCGGCACgatttagataatcaattgaaTATTCAACCATGCCATTTTTTGGTTACAGACATGGAATCTACTTGTAAAATATAACGAGCCCCTtaatttgtgtattaatttaaataaataattaggtTCCTTAGTGATATCCTAAATAGagcatcaataaaaatataatgcatgcaaaCTATGACTGAATGCTATTGCACCAACTTGGTCAAACATCAACTTTAGATTTCATAGGTCCCGAGTTCGAAGTCgtactttttcactattttttcaaattattgttTTGAAGGCGGTTCCCCAATGTGTTTAGGAATTCAGAAAACGTTTCAAATAGATAAAACTTTGACTTTACTTATTTGGAGGGGAGCTGAAAATATCTCTTTATATTATAATCACCACTCACCTCCACAATACACCACATAATCTCAATCAAAACCCTATTCACCTTCCCCCACCATAAAAAAATTGACAAGGTTCAGACCAGTACATCTCAACCCTAATGAACGCGGCCAAAATTAATTATTAGGTTGGACATAACAAACATGGCATATGACGAAGtggtaatttataattttttattcattaaggattctatgtttctttatttgtttcatttaaCTTTTGTTCTCTTTCAAATTTGAGTAAGTCGTCcgtcttttttcctctttttagtcGATACCAGAAGAGGAATGTACATACTTTCCCATCGGTCCAGCGCCAGTAACCATTCGTCATTGTGGTAATAGAAAGACGTATAGGCTAAAGTGTTCTGCTGCCATCCGAACGGCCGAAAGATATATAACGGTTGAAACTTTTTCATCCGTGCTGCGGGTATCTAAGTAGATGACATTTTGCTTGGTCATCGATATCGCCAATAGAAACATCGAATCTGTCTTCTTAAATGTTAAACATGTAATCCCTGTGTGAAGAATTTTTCAGGTTATGGATTGATTTGAATgtcttttattattactattattattaaacTCATAACTGTactctttagtttattttcaattcCCATTACTAACTTTTAATTTTCCTTTACTATCACTACATTAACAAAACTATCGGAACTACTTCTTTGGGTTCcttatttctttctctttctatGTATTTTTTCGCTATTGAATAACGAAAGCTGTAAAAGAAGTCATCTAGAGTTACCAACCAAATCTTCATGGTAGATTTTGAAcgagaaaggtaagaaaaatcCTGTAGACAGATTTGGTTGATTTTGAATGGGACTTGGCAAAGGCAAACAGTAAAGAAAACCCTTGTCAATGACAGCATGCAGTATGACCATTATGATTGACTTTAACACTGTTCAAGGCTTTTGGTAGAACCTAGGTGACATTACCAATATCAAGACCTAGTAAGTGGATCGGCTTTTAGGTTGCGGAAAGGGCCGAAACaatttatttctcatttaattctccaacaaaaaccctagcctttttaaATACGTatcctctttttttttgtaattttgttcaTCTTTATCATACAGAGTTTTCTTAAAAACTTTTCAAACGCCTCTTTTACACATAAAATAATATGTCTAGCTCAAACAATGGAAATAGTCATGTAGTGCGAAGAAGAAGACACTATCACACTGTTTGGGAGATTGAGCTGCTGAAAGATGAGGTGAGGGACCTTAATCAGTATGTGGAATAGCTTAAGCGAGATCTTTGGGAGTTGAGGCATCATTTCCACACCTATATACTAGAGGTTAACAACGAGAAGATTGAAGAAGGTGGTGAGGCTACTGTTGGTGTTGATCCTGCTGCTTAGGTTgttgtctatttaattttttttcggtTTTTTTAATTGAAGTTTCTTTTTTCCGTTGTAGGTTTGTTCTCCCATTTTCAATTAACGAATGAATgtattcttttcatattacacttCCTTTAACTTTATGCAAACAAAAGAACACACAAGTTAATTAAAGGACTAGCGATTCATACAAATTATCGAATATTTTAGATACAAACCGTAGATTATGCGTTGAACACATTTAATATTGCTTAGATTTAACTGaagaaaattatagaaaaaatacaatccaaaaaaataaatgtcTTTTCTACACTTGGATAATGAACTGCAACCATTCAACTATTATGCGTCCAACAGAAACTCACTCCAAAATGAGCACTGAAACAAAATAGTATGAACTTTCTGTTTGACGCttcaattgaatttattaatGTATAAATCTTTAACTCTACATGTCCTGTTGTCCAAGCACAACTTGGACAAAGTATTAAACATGATTGTACGTTAGATGGCTTAACAAATACACTGATGAATACATTCTCACCTAATAGTCTTCCTAAATTAAACTAGGGTGTAAAAATTAGCTTCAAATTATACTTGAACATGGGAGGAGAAGATTCAAAATGGAGTAACTGCGTGCTAATTAACTATTTACTTAATATAAGAGCTACTTCATACTACAACCATATGTGTTAAATAAAAGCACTAATTATCTATGCTAGCATTcactaaaataatcaaataatgtaTTGTAGAGATGTCATTTGCATggacaattttaatttttacattgTGATAAATTTAATGAAACCACCAACGTTTACAAACTTTACAATACGTTTATGCATGTCCATGCTTCCATTCACTaagtaaaaataatgaaaaaaaggatTCGACAAACTTTGATGGGTGGAACAATGTCAATACGCATCACACAACAACATTGATTGCAACAATTCGAAACGTCAACACTAAAAATATTACACTATTATTTTGTTCCTAAGAGtccatattattaaaaataagtgaaaaataatGTATTGCTCATGAATGTATTAAATTAATAAAGTCGATGAGGTGTTATTTGTGGCATAATCCTAACTTTTACATTTACACTtcaacaaacttttttttttctaagtaaatttttttttttcatattagcAAAAACTGCACCTCAATCCTAGTTTGTATTTCAGGCTCAAGAAATGACCCATGAAAAATTTACATATGCACATCATATTGAGCCTAAAATGAGGACAATTATGACAATCTTCTTAGTTGGATTGGGTCCAAATTTGAGGGTCTCAAAATCAGGTTACAAGAAATGAGCCCAAAAAGTAGTTCCCACATTCTTCAACaacaaatcctaatatactatactatacaaaaaaaataaaaacaaaggaaGGGAAATAATATGGAGAAGATAAAGGGTCAAGTAGAAGGAGATAGTGGGAGACAAGAAAAAACAACATGGGAAATGATTTTTGCTTCAAAATCGGGTGGTTTTCAATTAGGAAGGGTAATTTGGATAGGAAAAAAATGTGAAATGACATTATCACTCTCCCTTGTTactttaattataataaaatcgATACAGTTGAATTCAAGTCCTTCGAGTCTCTTTTGGTCGAGTAACTTATAATTTCCGTTAATATTATAGCTTCGACTTTGCATGTCATCCATAATAAATCAAATCACACATGCTTCTCCTATCACGATTAATGATTTGACATAATTCCTAAAGGTTATGATAATTAGTTATACATTtttaattaaggaaaaaagatatcaaattcaccctaaatttgttttgaaaagttatttataCACTTAAACTATTGTCGTGATTCAATACAtacctgaactatttaaagtGAATTTATTCCTACCTCAACACACAAGCAGTCACATGATGAAAAGTATTTTACACTCACACCACATCATCATCATGTCATTGTCACAatgtcaattttaaaataaaaaaaaaaattcatgtcacCTTTGTTACTTCTTCTTCACTAAACACCACGAAATCCACCAAATCACCACTATCAGATCCGACATCCTAGACATCTCTGCCATTATTGATCCTTTAGCAAGACGCATAAATTTTAggggtaaaaaaaaattacttttatggTGTGTATTAGGCTACTTCAATGGTTTAGGTGTGTCTTCGATTTTTCAAGTATAGTTTAGGATGAATTGAtgtccttttctttttaattaataatcTTTTGCATTCGAAAGCTGAAAGTGAAACTATCTTTAGTAAAAAGTGTTTCATCGAAAAATGTGACGTTATGATACAAATCAAGATTAATCAAACACCAAGATTGAGTACCAAATGTTCAAATAGaaaccaaaattttattaatGATCAGCCTAATCAAACTTGGCTAATCCAAGAATCTTCATGATGCAATCTACCTCTTTTAATTGAATGCTGACTTTTCTATCGAAATTTTAAAGCAATTTCATAGTAACGATAAAGCTGCCTACATATCAGTTAGGTCACGAGCTCAAGACGTGTTATTATACTTGTACTATATACGTTCCACTTGCTTAGACCGTGATACTTCTTTAAAAATTCTATTCGTCGATTTGTGTGTGACATCTTTATGCAAGATCTATGCTTTGTGTAATATCAATCATCATCTCACCAATATTACTACTACCTTCAAGATTGATTCCTTCGTACCACTTAGCAAACaccataaattaaaaaaaaaaaaaaaacaacaaagtcaaaccaaAAAGCAAGAAATAAAACCCATCAATATGACCATTATTTCATATTCTAATGCAATATGAAGAGAGTCCTTTTTCTTAGTTATATATTCTCTTATGTTTGGATTTACttgtcattatttttctaatttaactataaagttgctgtcatgtgatcacgagatcacgggttcaagccttggaaacagcctctagcagaaatgcaaggtaaagttgcgtacgatacacccttgtggtggggcccttccccggacaccgcgcatagcagtagctttagtgcatcggactgcccctttttatttttttgacaaatcaagaaaattttcaagtcaaaatgtGATAAATAAATTTGAACAAAGAGAGTACTATTTGGACGACTATTTATCGATTTGTGTGTCATCCTTATGCGAGATCCAACATACTGATCTTTCGATTCTCCATATGGTTTAAATTTAATTGAATGTCTCATAATAAACAAGCTAAGATTAGAATAAGATGCaggatattaaaaaaaaaaaaaaaaaaaaaaaacttctagtAATTCAAAAGGCACAATATTTTATTAGCATAGAAGAAGTAACATTTTCTTAATCAAATAACCTCAAAGGGAAATCCAAACAAACAAATAATGTAAAGAAAACTAGAAGCAATCATGCCCTTTCAAAAATGATCACATAAGAGGgtcatgctttaaattttatttcaataacaAAGACAGTTCGGTGCGCTAAAGCTTATGCTACGTGCGAGATCCAGATATTCAAACTTTTTCAAGAACTTGACTCTCTTTTTCTCCTCCACCCTTTGTGCTATCTTCAAGATTGATCCCTTTATACCACTTAGCAAAGAACACAAATGCAACCAAATCAACCAATGCCAATCCAAATAGCAAGAAGTAGAACCTATCAATATGGCCATTATTTAAATTTTCAGGTATCCAACCATGCCTTGCTCCTCTTGTTGTGATATGCATAACCATGTTGACAAGCAAGCTACTAACATAATTCCCAAGTGACATTGATGCCATACAAAGTGAACTTCCTAAACTTTTTATTCCATCAGGTGCTTGTCCATTGAAGAACTCAAGTTGTCCAACGTACATAAAAACTTCTGAGGCACCAACAAGCATGTACTGTGGAATTTGCCAGAAAATGCTTAAAGAACTTGTTTCGTGTCCGGGGATTACTCTTCTTAGTCTGAAAATTTCTGTTACCCCAGCTGCAACCATCGATAACATACCGATGATTAGTCCAACTCCCATCCTTTGGAGCTCAGTCAATCCTCTCGGATTCCCACTAATCTTTCCGGCTAGTGGTACCACCATGAACCTGTAGACCGGGGTGACAAAATTAGTCCATGAAAATATAACTCGCTTTGTTGGGTAAGATTCATAAATAGACACTTTTCTGCCCTTGTAATTGAAGAAACGTCACTAACATGACTTGTCCAAATTTAGTCCAACCCACTTATTTGACACCCTTACCTGTAGAGAAACGTGCATGTTAGCACGCTGCATATGTCGAATGCTGACATGCTGGCTGCTGGTAGGCGAAACTTACCAATCGTCGCGTCCATAACTGCACCTTGCTCAACAAATAAAGAGGCCATTTGTGTAAAGATCACAGAGTACATTATGGTACATAGCCAAATTGGACACATCCTTATGATGCACTTTGCTTCTTCAACTTGTGTAATTGTGCATAACCTCCATGGGTTAATCACTGGCCTTTGCCTATCTTCTTCTGTCACTATTGCTGCCTTGTCTAGTTTCCTGGTCAATTTTTCAATAACGTGattacaaaatgaaaaaaatgaaacatgTATATCATAAGCGAATCAAGAATCTAGAGTCAGTATGTTCATTATATAGGCGAATAGAGTAAGTTCAAGAATCTAAATGAAGTAGTGGGTTCATTATATAAGTGAATCAAAAATTTATAATCGGTGTTTAGAATCAGTAGGTTCATTATATATCATTAGTGTATCAAGAATCTAGAGGAAGTACGTTCTTTACATGGGCGAATCAAGAATCAAGTAGGTTCATTATATAAATGAATCAAGTCTCTAAATCAATAGATTCATTATTCAAGTGAATCAAGAATCTAGAGTCAACAAGTCCAATATATAGGTGAATCAAGAATCTCTAATGTCAACATGTTCAGTAGATAAGTGAATCAAAAATCTCTAATGTCAACATATTTAGTATATAAGTGAATCAAGAACATCTAGTGTCAACTAGTTTAATATATAAGTGAATCAAGAATCTAGAGTCAATAAGTCCACTATAGGCGAATCAAAAATCTCAGTGTCAACAGGTTCACTATATAAGTGAATCAAGAATCTAGAGTCAATAGGTTCAGTATGTAGGCGAATGAAAAAACTCTAGTGTCAGTAGGTTCTGAATCAAGAATCTCCAATGTCAGTTATTACCTCTCAAAGATATATAACTAGTGGAATATTAATCAAGTGAGTCACTTAAAGATACATGAAAGGGTAATTTAGACGAATAATCTTATGATGatgttattaaatattttttcttaaaagacaAGATGATATGAATCGAAAAACAAACTTACTTGAAATCATTACTATGAAGGATTTTCCTTGTTCCTTTAATGCTAGATTCTGACCCATTCAATTCATATAGTTCTCCCTCATCAACATTAGGCACACCCCATTTACGGAACGCAGCAACGAATACCTGAGCGACACGTGGCAACGGGTTTCCAAATGACTTAACATACCTATATCCAGGAGTACCCaccaagaaaacaaacaaacccaAAAGCCCAGCAGCAGTAGAGGCCCAAAAACCAAGTGTCCATTTACCACCATCTTCATAATATACCAAAATTGTATTGGATATTAAAGATCCAGCATTTAGTGCAAAGTAAAAATATCCAAAGTAAGCTGCCCTTGAgattttttcttttggattttcttCATCAAATTGGTCTGATCCAAAAGTTGCAATTGTGGGTTGATGACCACCATAGCCTAAAGCAACTAAGTATATGGCTAAGTAGAACAACGCAGTGCCAATAGGTGATGGTGGTATACAATCTAGTATACCATCTCCACATCCATATGGTTTGATCAAGAATAGCCAAGATGTCAATGATATGAGCACTAGTCCCTAGGTAAATTCACAAAATCAAAGTTAGTCTATTAAATTTAACTTATATACAGTGACAACGTAAAGAACTATTAGACTATTAGTATAATTTAACATGTTGTAGTCGAT is a genomic window containing:
- the LOC107873579 gene encoding protein NRT1/ PTR FAMILY 7.1, producing the protein MSQMATMDTTQVIPKTNGVNKDLKQRVVNKLKVFRSKKTGGWYSAFLCLVNQGLVTLSFFGVGVNLVLFLTRVLGQDNATAANNVSQWTGTVYLCSLLGAFISDSYWGRFLTCAIFQLILLMGLVLISLTSWLFLIKPYGCGDGILDCIPPSPIGTALFYLAIYLVALGYGGHQPTIATFGSDQFDEENPKEKISRAAYFGYFYFALNAGSLISNTILVYYEDGGKWTLGFWASTAAGLLGLFVFLVGTPGYRYVKSFGNPLPRVAQVFVAAFRKWGVPNVDEGELYELNGSESSIKGTRKILHSNDFKKLDKAAIVTEEDRQRPVINPWRLCTITQVEEAKCIIRMCPIWLCTIMYSVIFTQMASLFVEQGAVMDATIGKFRLPAASMSAFDICSVLTCTFLYRFMVVPLAGKISGNPRGLTELQRMGVGLIIGMLSMVAAGVTEIFRLRRVIPGHETSSLSIFWQIPQYMLVGASEVFMYVGQLEFFNGQAPDGIKSLGSSLCMASMSLGNYVSSLLVNMVMHITTRGARHGWIPENLNNGHIDRFYFLLFGLALVDLVAFVFFAKWYKGINLEDSTKGGGEKESQVLEKV